One region of Romeriopsis navalis LEGE 11480 genomic DNA includes:
- a CDS encoding HAD-IB family phosphatase, which yields MKRIVFCDFDGTISAEETFVALLRKFTPSLAEQLMPEMYARRLTLREGVRQLLESIPSTQYPELIAFSKAKAVMRPGLPELLDFLDRQSVPFVVISGGVQVMVETILGDLVKRMAGVHAVQLETSGERLKAVSPFEDGTELVSKVKIIAEYDCDEAIAIGDSITDLNMALNVPVVFARDRLAIYLQESETPYFAWEDFHDVRKSLAQQWGVQP from the coding sequence ATGAAACGCATTGTCTTCTGCGACTTTGATGGCACAATTAGCGCCGAAGAAACCTTTGTGGCGCTACTACGCAAATTTACGCCGTCATTGGCCGAGCAATTAATGCCGGAGATGTATGCACGACGGTTGACTCTCCGGGAGGGCGTGCGGCAGTTACTCGAATCGATTCCATCAACGCAGTATCCCGAATTAATTGCGTTTTCCAAGGCGAAAGCCGTAATGCGACCAGGATTACCGGAATTGCTCGATTTTCTCGATCGTCAATCCGTGCCATTTGTGGTGATTTCGGGCGGGGTGCAGGTGATGGTCGAGACAATTCTGGGCGATCTAGTCAAGCGCATGGCCGGGGTCCATGCCGTACAGCTAGAGACCAGCGGTGAACGACTCAAAGCGGTTTCCCCATTTGAGGACGGAACGGAATTAGTTTCTAAAGTGAAAATCATCGCGGAATATGACTGTGATGAAGCGATCGCCATCGGCGATTCGATCACCGATTTGAATATGGCATTGAACGTGCCGGTCGTATTTGCCCGCGATCGATTAGCGATTTACCTGCAAGAATCCGAGACACCGTATTTTGCCTGGGAAGATTTTCATGATGTGCGAAAATCATTAGCCCAGCAATGGGGCGTACAACCATAG